The following are from one region of the Nostoc cf. commune SO-36 genome:
- the rpsN gene encoding 30S ribosomal protein S14: MAKKSMIEREKKRTRLIEKYADKREALLEEFRSAASPLDKLEIHRKIQQLPRNSAPTRHRNRCWLTGRPRGVYRDFGLSRNVLREWAHEGLLPGVVKSSW; the protein is encoded by the coding sequence ATGGCTAAAAAGAGCATGATTGAGCGCGAGAAAAAGCGCACTAGGTTGATAGAAAAGTATGCTGACAAGCGGGAAGCTCTCTTAGAAGAGTTCAGAAGTGCAGCATCTCCTCTCGATAAGCTGGAAATCCACCGGAAGATTCAACAGCTACCCCGGAATAGTGCGCCCACCCGCCACCGCAATCGTTGCTGGTTGACTGGTCGTCCTAGAGGTGTTTACCGCGATTTTGGGTTGTCTCGGAATGTGCTGCGAGAATGGGCGCATGAAGGTCTTTTGCCTGGAGTTGTTAAGTCTAGTTGGTAG
- a CDS encoding glutamate-5-semialdehyde dehydrogenase: MTVEVLDDYPEPITSAQRAYQASLKLGITKGADRSRAVLAMAQAIERSFDDILEANTLDLEASREMAVPELILDWLKLTPTRLEMTVDILQRLGELSDPLRRVRTADYQLEDSQSYTQLMPLGVIGFIYEAFPDLGAIAAGFCIKTGNSIILKGSTEASYSNAVIAEVLQSAIAEVGLAPGCLELITAEHGTSIRDLVTQDQYVNLVIPYGRSSLIQQVVRQSTCPVLKSAMGNCYLYWSLNSSLEMVRLMILNSHQSEPDQVNAIEKVLIHRQALPSSIAVLWNSLIEKGFEIKGDAELVEAFPQLQLVKESEWGNPYLTRTVAFKLVDSLEVAIAWINEYSSGHADSIVTESYQESRQFALGVTSASTYINTSPRFSRNPSRGDSVFLGMSNQKGHRRGFISLETLTTVKHIVQGNGRF; this comes from the coding sequence ATGACTGTTGAAGTTTTGGATGACTACCCCGAACCGATTACTAGCGCCCAACGAGCCTATCAAGCTTCCCTAAAATTGGGGATCACAAAGGGAGCAGACCGCAGTCGTGCAGTATTGGCAATGGCACAAGCTATTGAGCGCTCATTTGACGACATTCTAGAAGCCAATACCTTGGATTTAGAAGCCAGTCGGGAAATGGCAGTGCCTGAGTTGATACTGGACTGGCTAAAGCTGACTCCCACAAGGCTAGAGATGACCGTGGACATTTTGCAACGGTTGGGGGAATTATCAGATCCGCTGCGGCGCGTCAGAACTGCTGATTATCAACTGGAAGATTCCCAGAGTTATACCCAGTTGATGCCCTTGGGAGTGATTGGATTTATTTATGAGGCGTTCCCAGATTTAGGGGCGATCGCAGCAGGTTTTTGTATCAAAACCGGCAATAGTATCATTCTCAAAGGCAGTACAGAAGCTAGCTATTCTAACGCGGTCATCGCCGAGGTACTGCAAAGTGCGATCGCAGAAGTTGGTCTAGCTCCTGGCTGTCTAGAATTGATCACAGCAGAACATGGTACTTCGATTCGGGATTTAGTCACCCAAGACCAGTACGTGAATCTAGTGATTCCCTACGGACGTTCTAGTTTGATACAACAGGTAGTAAGACAGTCAACTTGCCCAGTCTTAAAGTCAGCGATGGGTAACTGTTATCTCTACTGGTCGCTAAATTCCAGTTTAGAAATGGTGCGCTTGATGATTCTTAATAGCCATCAAAGCGAACCAGACCAAGTTAATGCCATTGAAAAAGTACTTATTCATCGTCAAGCTTTGCCATCATCAATAGCCGTTCTCTGGAACAGCTTGATTGAAAAAGGCTTTGAAATTAAAGGGGATGCAGAACTAGTAGAAGCCTTTCCCCAGTTGCAGTTAGTGAAGGAGAGCGAATGGGGAAACCCTTATTTAACGAGGACAGTAGCTTTTAAATTGGTGGATAGCTTAGAAGTTGCGATCGCCTGGATTAATGAATACAGCAGTGGTCATGCTGACTCCATCGTTACTGAATCATATCAGGAAAGTCGGCAGTTTGCTTTAGGAGTTACCAGTGCATCTACCTACATCAATACTTCTCCACGTTTTTCCCGCAACCCCTCGCGGGGAGATTCAGTGTTTCTCGGCATGTCTAACCAAAAAGGTCATCGCCGGGGATTTATCAGCCTAGAAACCTTGACCACCGTCAAGCATATTGTTCAGGGAAATGGCAGATTTTAA
- a CDS encoding universal stress protein, protein MIEKILLAVSGLGHAEEMLKTLREIPSIQSAKVTILHVVQAQNTAATMTAKWENGGKILANAIQILNLDPSQVSSILREGDPKDVVCQVADEIDADLIIMGSRGLKRLQSILSNSVSQYVFQLSSRPMLLVKDDIYVKRIKRIMVAIDNSDSAKNCLKLALFLLRDIQGGELILANITTNLGGKKSEITEVSSNKNPVLAAAVAEAQKQGIQSRSYISSGKPGEEICRLAEELNIDLLLLGSPDRRPSIAKTFVDIDRLVGSSLSDYVRVNATCPVLLARTIA, encoded by the coding sequence ATGATAGAAAAAATTTTGTTGGCTGTATCGGGATTGGGACACGCAGAAGAAATGCTCAAAACCCTGAGAGAAATTCCTTCAATTCAATCTGCAAAAGTGACAATTTTGCATGTTGTTCAGGCGCAAAATACTGCTGCTACCATGACAGCTAAATGGGAAAATGGCGGTAAAATTTTAGCTAATGCCATTCAAATTTTGAACTTAGATCCTAGCCAAGTTTCTTCAATTTTGCGTGAAGGCGACCCGAAAGATGTAGTTTGCCAAGTAGCTGATGAAATCGACGCTGACTTGATTATTATGGGTTCACGCGGACTGAAGCGGCTGCAATCCATTTTATCGAACTCAGTCAGTCAGTATGTTTTCCAGCTATCTTCTCGCCCAATGTTGCTGGTAAAAGATGATATTTATGTCAAAAGAATTAAGCGCATTATGGTGGCAATAGACAACTCTGATTCAGCAAAGAACTGTTTGAAACTGGCGCTGTTTCTACTGCGAGATATTCAGGGCGGCGAGTTAATTTTGGCAAATATTACCACAAATTTAGGTGGAAAAAAATCGGAAATCACTGAAGTTAGTTCAAACAAAAATCCAGTTTTAGCAGCCGCAGTTGCAGAAGCTCAAAAACAGGGCATTCAATCTCGTTCTTATATCAGCAGTGGCAAACCTGGTGAAGAAATTTGTCGGTTGGCAGAGGAGTTGAATATAGACTTATTATTACTCGGTTCCCCAGATCGTCGCCCATCCATCGCTAAGACTTTTGTTGATATAGACCGACTTGTAGGCTCTTCGTTATCTGACTATGTTCGAGTCAATGCCACTTGTCCGGTATTATTGGCGCGAACAATCGCTTAA
- a CDS encoding UPF0175 family protein, with the protein MSVVISDEILQASQLTPSEFCQEIALFLFQTGRLTIGYASQLADMQPNTFRQILKQRKIPLYSYEVEDFELDLKNLRELGRL; encoded by the coding sequence ATGAGTGTTGTAATCTCAGACGAAATTCTACAAGCATCTCAGCTTACCCCAAGCGAGTTTTGTCAAGAAATTGCGCTGTTCCTATTCCAGACAGGACGGTTAACGATAGGCTACGCCAGTCAGCTAGCGGATATGCAACCCAATACCTTTCGCCAAATCCTCAAGCAGCGAAAAATCCCTCTCTACTCCTATGAAGTAGAGGACTTTGAATTAGATTTGAAAAATCTGCGAGAGCTTGGAAGGCTTTGA
- a CDS encoding 2Fe-2S iron-sulfur cluster-binding protein, whose translation MGNIKFVKENKEVVAADGANLRLKAMQNDIDIYTFIGKMTNCGGNGQCGTCVVEIVEGLENLSPRTDVENRKFKKKPENYRLACQTLVNGSVSVVTKP comes from the coding sequence ATGGGTAATATCAAATTCGTTAAAGAGAATAAAGAAGTAGTGGCGGCAGATGGTGCAAATCTCCGACTCAAAGCGATGCAAAATGACATTGATATATATACATTCATTGGCAAAATGACCAATTGCGGTGGTAATGGTCAATGTGGTACTTGCGTTGTCGAGATAGTCGAAGGGCTAGAGAATCTTTCCCCCCGCACAGACGTAGAAAATCGGAAATTCAAGAAAAAGCCAGAAAATTATCGCCTTGCCTGCCAAACTTTAGTGAATGGCTCAGTCAGTGTAGTCACAAAGCCTTAA
- a CDS encoding Uma2 family endonuclease: MVQIPAKTLTLSEFLDLPETEPASEYIDGHIIQKPMPQGEHSVIQTELAPAINFVVKPKQIARAFCELRCSFGNRSIVPDISVFAWDRIPRKENGGVANVFSIAPDWTIEILSPDQSQTKVIKNILHCLKHGTQMGWLIDPKEQSVFVYLPDQPTTFYEELGTQLPVPEFAKDFNLTVGGLFSWLLE; encoded by the coding sequence ATGGTACAGATCCCTGCTAAAACCCTGACTCTAAGTGAATTTCTTGATCTGCCAGAGACAGAACCTGCCAGTGAATACATTGATGGGCATATCATCCAAAAACCGATGCCGCAAGGAGAACACAGCGTAATTCAGACCGAGTTAGCACCTGCAATTAACTTCGTTGTAAAACCCAAACAGATTGCACGAGCATTCTGTGAGCTTCGCTGTAGCTTTGGCAATCGCTCAATTGTGCCTGACATTTCTGTGTTTGCGTGGGATAGAATTCCCCGCAAAGAAAATGGTGGGGTTGCGAATGTCTTCTCAATTGCGCCAGATTGGACAATTGAAATTCTATCTCCCGATCAAAGTCAAACTAAAGTTATCAAAAATATTCTGCATTGCCTAAAGCATGGAACTCAGATGGGATGGCTGATTGATCCTAAAGAACAATCTGTGTTTGTTTACTTGCCAGATCAACCAACCACTTTTTACGAAGAACTAGGAACACAGTTACCAGTGCCAGAATTTGCTAAAGATTTCAACCTGACAGTAGGAGGTTTATTTAGCTGGTTGCTGGAGTGA
- the tgt gene encoding tRNA guanosine(34) transglycosylase Tgt, producing the protein MSANFSFQCLASCSQTKARAGVFFTPHGLVETPRFMPVGTLANVKTITPAQLRDTGAQMILSNTYHLHLQPGEAIVAGGGGLHKFMGWNGPMLTDSGGFQVFSLSEMRKITEEGVTFRSPHDGRIINLTPERSIEIQNTLGADVIMAFDECPPYPATRQEVETATERTYRWLERCITAHQSSEQALFGIVQGGVYLDLRCRAAEALAKLDLPGYAIGGVSVGEPPEMMAEIVKVTAPLLPPDRPRYLMGVGTYREMAIAIASGVDLFDCVIPTRWARHGTAIVQGGRWNLKNAKFREDFTPLDETCHCYTCQNFSRAYISHLVRSQEILAYTLLSIHNITELIRFTQKIREAILSDRFATEFGHWLNSSESAPDEGEITNDY; encoded by the coding sequence ATGAGTGCGAATTTTTCTTTTCAATGTCTTGCAAGCTGTAGTCAAACTAAAGCTAGAGCAGGAGTGTTTTTCACCCCTCACGGTCTTGTCGAAACCCCTAGATTTATGCCAGTAGGAACACTGGCAAATGTCAAAACTATTACTCCAGCCCAGTTACGAGATACTGGGGCGCAAATGATCTTGTCCAATACTTATCATCTTCACCTACAACCAGGAGAAGCGATCGTGGCTGGAGGTGGCGGGTTGCACAAATTTATGGGTTGGAATGGGCCAATGCTCACAGATTCGGGTGGGTTTCAGGTCTTCAGCTTAAGTGAGATGCGAAAAATTACTGAAGAAGGTGTAACGTTTCGCTCGCCCCATGATGGACGAATTATTAATTTGACACCAGAACGTTCCATTGAGATTCAAAATACTTTGGGGGCCGATGTAATTATGGCCTTTGATGAGTGTCCACCCTATCCAGCGACTCGCCAAGAGGTAGAAACGGCAACTGAACGCACTTATCGCTGGTTAGAACGCTGTATAACGGCTCATCAAAGCAGTGAACAGGCATTGTTTGGGATTGTACAAGGAGGGGTGTATTTGGATTTGCGCTGCCGTGCGGCTGAAGCTTTGGCTAAATTAGATTTGCCGGGATATGCCATTGGTGGCGTGAGTGTGGGAGAACCACCAGAAATGATGGCTGAGATTGTCAAAGTCACAGCACCGCTTCTACCTCCCGATAGGCCGCGTTATTTAATGGGTGTGGGTACTTATCGGGAAATGGCGATCGCGATCGCATCTGGTGTAGATTTATTTGATTGCGTAATTCCCACACGCTGGGCCAGACATGGCACGGCAATAGTCCAAGGCGGACGCTGGAATTTAAAAAATGCTAAGTTTCGTGAAGATTTTACGCCATTAGATGAAACTTGTCACTGCTACACTTGTCAAAATTTTAGCCGGGCTTACATATCTCATTTGGTGCGATCGCAAGAAATTTTAGCTTATACTTTGTTGAGCATTCACAACATTACTGAACTAATTCGCTTTACGCAGAAGATTAGAGAAGCAATATTAAGCGATCGCTTTGCCACAGAATTTGGTCACTGGCTCAACTCATCTGAATCAGCACCAGATGAGGGGGAAATTACAAATGACTATTGA
- a CDS encoding DUF3368 domain-containing protein — translation MIVISDTSAITNLAAIQHLQLLPQLYTQVTIPEAVYCELTDIDPPVPGTSEVQTASWLKVRQVASREIVERLRYEVRLDAGESEAIALALELDADLLLIDERRGRAEANRLGLRITGLLGILIEAKHQNLIVAVKPLMDALITTSEFRVSPALYNQILDMVNEG, via the coding sequence TTGATTGTTATCAGCGATACGTCGGCAATCACAAATTTGGCAGCAATTCAACACTTGCAACTTCTGCCTCAACTTTACACTCAAGTCACCATTCCAGAAGCTGTATATTGTGAGCTTACCGATATCGATCCTCCCGTTCCGGGAACCTCTGAAGTTCAAACTGCTTCTTGGCTGAAAGTTCGACAAGTTGCAAGCCGTGAGATTGTTGAACGCCTTCGATATGAGGTCAGATTAGACGCTGGAGAGTCTGAGGCGATCGCCCTCGCCTTAGAACTAGATGCTGATTTACTATTGATTGATGAGCGTAGAGGTCGAGCAGAAGCCAATCGCCTGGGGTTGAGGATTACTGGATTGCTGGGTATTTTGATTGAGGCAAAACACCAAAATCTCATTGTTGCTGTCAAACCGTTGATGGATGCCTTGATTACTACATCAGAGTTTAGAGTCTCTCCAGCCTTATACAATCAGATTTTAGATATGGTAAATGAAGGTTGA
- a CDS encoding DUF433 domain-containing protein gives MSDLLGRITVNPKQCGGRPCIRGMRIRVSDVLDLFAAGLSAEQILEEMPDLEADDLKAALVYASRKLNHPVLVA, from the coding sequence ATGTCAGACTTACTTGGAAGAATTACAGTTAATCCCAAACAGTGTGGTGGTCGTCCCTGTATCCGGGGCATGAGAATTCGGGTATCAGATGTACTCGACTTGTTTGCGGCTGGACTGAGTGCCGAACAAATTCTAGAAGAAATGCCCGATTTAGAAGCGGATGATCTGAAAGCAGCACTTGTGTACGCTTCACGTAAGCTCAATCATCCCGTTTTGGTTGCATGA
- a CDS encoding DUF5615 family PIN-like protein: MTIWVDAHLSPAIATWITITFGITALALRDVGLRDAEDPEILRQQGLEELSSSPKIVTLLILVDRFGSPPQVIWLTCGNTSNARLKEILNSTLPEALELLRSGEALVEIRGD; this comes from the coding sequence ATGACGATCTGGGTAGATGCACATCTGTCACCTGCAATTGCAACTTGGATCACTATCACATTCGGCATAACGGCATTAGCTTTGCGTGATGTTGGGCTCAGAGATGCCGAAGATCCTGAGATTTTGAGGCAGCAAGGGCTAGAGGAGTTATCTTCATCACCAAAGATAGTGACTTTGCTGATATTAGTTGATCGTTTTGGAAGTCCACCACAGGTTATCTGGTTGACGTGTGGTAATACGTCAAATGCCCGGTTGAAAGAGATTCTGAATTCAACATTACCAGAAGCATTAGAGCTTTTGCGATCTGGTGAAGCGTTAGTCGAAATCAGAGGAGATTAA
- a CDS encoding GmrSD restriction endonuclease domain-containing protein, whose amino-acid sequence MTNTYHRDESYAELEPEVEEVVDTPDARPVSSQPHDWTISTLRDKYERGQIDLQPHYQREYVWEQKPELPSRLIESLLLQIPVPPLYFVRLNTGKIEVVDGQQRLTTLILFVTNKFKLQKLQKLSSLNGKLFQELSDQDQEKIIDAPIRSIVIDAGTNQDLRYEIFERLNRGAMALNEQEIRNCVYRGLFCDLLAELERDPNWRKIKGANLPGSRFIEREMILRFFSFANRIDYYGGNLKRFLNDYMGKYAPKEQAQVSELGAVFRQTMQNVYSVFGEYGGRLYSVDDDSPQDVGKWEKEFSISALDIQASALIGCSPTKVQALAKPICEAYKFYLATNPQVRLAISRRPAGTEATKTRWFGFKTVVQEILNEPVTSGIAGELLFEAKALFRAGYFPAAGARAGVILEHHLKALCAIQNPPILTRGDTINPLNDALKAAQIYDQTQHRRIQVMGDIRNRCSHSVSNPPSKEEAWELIEDVNTFVHSYPVK is encoded by the coding sequence ATGACAAATACCTACCACAGAGACGAGTCTTATGCAGAGCTTGAACCCGAAGTTGAAGAAGTCGTTGATACACCCGACGCTCGGCCTGTTTCAAGCCAACCTCATGACTGGACAATTTCGACTCTGCGCGATAAGTATGAGCGAGGACAAATTGATTTACAGCCTCATTATCAACGTGAGTACGTTTGGGAGCAAAAGCCTGAATTACCATCACGATTGATAGAATCGCTGTTATTGCAAATACCAGTTCCACCACTGTATTTTGTCCGCCTCAACACAGGTAAAATTGAGGTGGTTGATGGGCAGCAGCGTTTAACAACGTTGATTCTATTTGTTACAAATAAATTTAAGCTTCAAAAGCTTCAGAAGCTCAGTAGCCTCAACGGCAAGCTTTTCCAGGAACTTTCTGATCAAGACCAAGAAAAAATTATTGACGCTCCAATTCGTAGCATCGTTATTGATGCGGGTACTAATCAAGATTTGCGTTACGAAATTTTTGAGAGATTGAATCGTGGCGCAATGGCATTAAACGAGCAAGAAATCCGGAACTGCGTTTATCGAGGCCTATTCTGTGATTTGCTTGCTGAATTAGAACGAGATCCCAATTGGCGTAAGATCAAAGGAGCTAACTTACCGGGGTCACGTTTTATTGAGCGTGAAATGATTCTACGCTTTTTCTCATTTGCAAATAGAATTGATTATTACGGAGGCAATCTAAAGCGATTCCTAAATGACTACATGGGCAAGTATGCTCCCAAGGAACAAGCTCAAGTCTCTGAACTTGGAGCAGTATTCCGACAGACAATGCAGAATGTCTACAGCGTATTTGGTGAGTATGGAGGACGGCTATATTCTGTTGATGATGACTCACCACAAGATGTAGGAAAATGGGAAAAGGAATTTTCAATTTCTGCCCTAGATATCCAGGCTTCTGCCTTAATTGGCTGTTCACCCACAAAAGTTCAAGCTTTAGCGAAGCCTATTTGTGAGGCTTACAAGTTCTATCTTGCAACCAATCCACAAGTTCGCCTTGCAATATCGCGTCGTCCAGCAGGCACTGAAGCTACAAAAACACGATGGTTTGGATTCAAGACGGTTGTTCAAGAGATATTGAATGAGCCTGTCACATCAGGAATAGCAGGTGAGCTTTTGTTTGAAGCGAAAGCACTCTTTAGAGCAGGTTATTTTCCTGCGGCTGGCGCAAGAGCTGGTGTAATTCTTGAACATCATTTGAAAGCATTGTGCGCTATCCAGAACCCTCCAATCTTAACGCGTGGCGATACAATCAATCCGTTGAATGATGCTTTGAAGGCTGCACAGATATACGACCAAACGCAACATCGTCGCATTCAAGTTATGGGTGATATTCGTAATCGTTGTAGTCATTCAGTCTCCAATCCACCGTCAAAAGAAGAAGCTTGGGAATTAATCGAAGATGTTAATACTTTTGTGCATAGTTATCCAGTTAAATAA
- a CDS encoding photosystem II reaction center protein K: MEAALLLAKLPEAYQIFDPLVDVLPVIPVFFLLLAFVWQAAVGFR, translated from the coding sequence ATGGAAGCAGCACTTTTATTAGCAAAACTGCCTGAAGCTTACCAAATCTTTGATCCCTTGGTAGACGTTCTCCCAGTCATCCCCGTATTCTTCTTGTTGCTTGCTTTTGTTTGGCAAGCAGCTGTGGGATTTAGGTAA
- the psbM gene encoding photosystem II reaction center protein PsbM, translated as MQVNDLGFVASILFVLVPTVFLLILYIQTASREGGKDN; from the coding sequence ATGCAAGTTAATGACCTGGGGTTCGTAGCGAGCATTTTGTTCGTACTAGTCCCCACTGTGTTTTTACTAATTCTGTACATCCAAACTGCAAGCCGCGAAGGTGGAAAAGATAATTAA
- a CDS encoding alkaline phosphatase D family protein: protein MELMDGTRLLENRYRRRSFLLGAGFLTGLTIASQWHPVLANSRFSGYPFSLGVASGDPLPDGVVIWTRLAPNPLSGGGMPLVNVPVRWQIALDENMRQVVRRGTVLATPELGHSVHVDVRGLDPDRWYWYQFQAGREASPIGRTRTAPAFYGPVSQLNFAFVSCQDWQNGYYTAYRHLAEENLDLVVHLGDYIYEYGPQSGGPRQHNSPEIITLDDYRNRYALYRTDSNLRAAHEAFPWIVTWDDHEVDNNYANLIPEDNQTQEAFRKRRANAYQAYYEHMPLRRSLLPKGPDLLLYRRLTFGNLAEFNVLDTRQYRTNQPCDDGLKPRCPEAFDTNATMTGSEQEQWLRKGLDQSRSRWNVIAQQTMLAEYNFNSNEGVGVFNVDQWDGYVAARNRLLSFLNQRQPSNPVVITGDIHSSWVHDLKLDFNNPNSPTVGTEFVGTSITSDFPTQFIAPVQAALPNNPHTKFFDGAFRGYVRCKLTPQSWQSDYRVVSSIVDLNASVKTLASFVVKNGQPGAMRLS, encoded by the coding sequence ATGGAACTTATGGATGGTACGCGCCTACTAGAAAATCGGTACAGACGGCGGAGTTTTTTGTTGGGTGCAGGATTCTTAACGGGGTTAACAATAGCCAGCCAATGGCATCCAGTATTGGCTAACTCAAGATTTTCTGGGTATCCGTTCAGTCTTGGTGTTGCATCGGGTGATCCTTTGCCGGATGGTGTTGTTATCTGGACACGACTGGCTCCAAATCCACTCTCTGGAGGTGGAATGCCATTGGTAAATGTTCCAGTGCGGTGGCAAATTGCCCTTGATGAAAACATGAGACAGGTGGTGCGTCGAGGAACAGTACTGGCAACACCAGAGTTAGGACACTCAGTCCACGTTGATGTGCGTGGGCTAGACCCTGACCGTTGGTACTGGTATCAATTTCAAGCGGGTAGGGAAGCTAGCCCGATTGGACGGACTCGCACAGCACCGGCATTTTATGGCCCGGTTTCACAACTGAACTTTGCTTTTGTCTCCTGTCAAGACTGGCAAAATGGCTACTATACGGCTTATCGGCATTTGGCTGAGGAAAACCTCGACCTTGTAGTTCATTTAGGTGATTACATTTATGAATATGGGCCCCAATCTGGTGGGCCACGCCAGCATAATAGTCCAGAAATCATTACGCTTGACGACTACCGTAATCGCTACGCCCTCTACAGAACAGACTCAAATCTCCGAGCTGCTCATGAGGCTTTTCCGTGGATTGTTACTTGGGATGATCATGAAGTTGACAATAACTACGCCAACTTAATCCCCGAAGATAATCAAACTCAAGAGGCTTTCAGGAAACGGCGAGCCAATGCTTACCAGGCTTACTACGAACACATGCCTCTACGTCGGTCTTTATTGCCTAAAGGCCCAGACCTGCTGCTTTATCGGCGGTTGACTTTTGGTAATTTAGCTGAGTTCAATGTCCTAGACACCAGACAATACCGCACTAATCAACCTTGTGATGATGGACTAAAGCCGCGCTGCCCCGAAGCTTTTGATACAAATGCTACCATGACCGGCTCAGAACAAGAGCAGTGGCTACGAAAAGGGTTAGATCAGTCGCGATCGCGCTGGAATGTGATTGCTCAACAGACGATGCTAGCCGAGTACAATTTCAATAGTAATGAAGGCGTAGGTGTGTTCAATGTGGATCAGTGGGACGGCTACGTGGCTGCACGTAATCGACTCTTGAGTTTTCTAAACCAGCGTCAACCCTCTAATCCAGTGGTGATTACCGGAGATATTCATTCTAGTTGGGTACATGACCTGAAGCTTGATTTTAATAATCCAAACTCACCGACAGTAGGCACTGAGTTTGTAGGAACCTCAATTACCTCTGATTTTCCCACCCAATTCATCGCCCCAGTTCAAGCTGCCCTACCCAACAATCCCCATACTAAGTTTTTTGATGGTGCTTTTCGAGGATATGTTCGGTGTAAGCTTACCCCCCAAAGCTGGCAAAGTGACTACCGCGTTGTCTCAAGCATCGTTGACTTGAATGCCTCTGTCAAAACCCTAGCTTCGTTTGTAGTTAAAAATGGACAACCAGGAGCTATGCGTTTGAGTTAA
- the aat gene encoding leucyl/phenylalanyl-tRNA--protein transferase translates to MEYDIAAIVEGYAQGYFLMADERDRLSWYGSRDRTFIPLDERFRYPKSLQRVINQERFTVAINRDFQAVVAGCADRDTTWISPELQKIYWLLYQSGYAFSFETWQGDELAGGILGIVIGGAFIGESMFYRIPEGSKVAMVKLVERLRHRQFVFFDAQMMNPHLERFGAYGVEDEKYQSLLKQALQRCCSLV, encoded by the coding sequence ATGGAATATGATATCGCCGCTATTGTTGAGGGTTATGCACAAGGCTATTTTCTCATGGCTGATGAGCGCGATCGCCTGAGTTGGTACGGAAGTCGCGATCGGACTTTTATTCCTTTGGATGAGCGGTTTCGCTACCCTAAGTCTTTGCAGCGTGTTATCAATCAAGAACGGTTTACTGTGGCGATTAATCGGGACTTTCAAGCTGTGGTGGCTGGGTGTGCTGACAGAGACACAACTTGGATTTCACCGGAATTGCAAAAGATTTATTGGCTACTTTACCAGAGTGGTTATGCTTTTAGTTTTGAAACTTGGCAGGGTGACGAGTTAGCTGGGGGAATTTTAGGGATTGTTATTGGTGGGGCTTTCATTGGTGAGTCGATGTTTTATCGGATTCCTGAAGGCTCGAAGGTAGCGATGGTAAAGTTGGTGGAAAGGTTGCGCCACAGGCAATTTGTGTTTTTCGATGCCCAAATGATGAATCCACATTTAGAGAGGTTTGGGGCTTATGGGGTTGAGGATGAAAAATATCAATCTTTACTTAAGCAAGCGTTGCAACGTTGTTGTTCCTTAGTGTAA